GTCGCGATGAAGATGGCGCTCGCGGCGAACGATCCCCCCGCCGCCGAGCTCGTCGCGTGCGAGTGCGTCGTGCTGGCGGAGACCAAGGACCACTTCGACTGGGAGCTCATCGGCGAATGCGCCAAAGCGCTCGACGGCGACCCGCGCGATGCGCTGATGCAGGCGTACGAGGCGGTCGAAGACGAAGAGGACGAACACCTGTACCACACCAAAGGCTGGTGCCGCGAGCTATGGCTGAAGGCGCTCGGGCTCGAAGCGGTGCTGCCGCCGCCCGAGGAGAAGAAGGACGTGAAGACGGCGGTGGAAGCGGCGCAGGAAGAGAAGAAACGGAAGAAGGCGTGAACGGGTGAACGGGTGAAAAAGGTCGTCGTCCCCGCGTAGGCGGGGACCCATGTTGACCCTCAACTGCAAAAAATGGATTCCCGCCTTCGCGGGAATGACGACTCCCTTAAACAACCGGCGGATCGGTCTCCCGCTCGAACACCCGATGCCGCGTCAGCACATCGACGAACTGCTTCAACGCCGCGTCGGTATTCGCGCCGTCCGAGTGGATCACCCCCGGGTCCTTGCCGCCGTTCGGGAGCATCAAAGGCACCCGCGCCTCTTCCAGTAACGTCGTCGCGCTCGCGCCGAAGAACAGCATCGGCTTGCAGTGCCGATACTGGTCCTTGATGAACTCGATCGCATGCCCGCTCTCCACGAGCATCTCGGTCGCGGCGTCGCCGCCGGGGACGATCATCGCGTCCCACAGCACCGAAGGCGCGGCTTCCATGCTCACCTCGATCTCGATGGGATCGCCGGACTCGCTGGCGGCCTGGCCGAGCGTGATTCCGACATAGCGCGGCACCGCACCCTGTGCGACGAGGCTCGCGTGCGTCGCGCGCGCGACTGCGCCGTCGACGCCGTCGGCGACCAGGATCGCGATGCGCCGCGTGCGGATGCCGGTCTGCCCCGGGCGTGAAAGCAGCGACAGCGCGCCGGACGTCGTCACTTCCGCCTTCGGATCGCGCTTGAGCACTTTCGGCAAAGGATCGGGCAGCGCCGCCATCCCCAGACCTTCGGCCACGGCCTGTGCGAACGCCTCGTCGACGTTGCGTAAGCCCGCCACCATGCGCTCGCGCACCGCGCTCACCTGTACCTTGGTCAGCTCGAAGCGGAATGCGCGGACGATGTGCTGCTTCTCGACGTCGGTCTGGCTGTTGTAAAACAGCTTGGCCTGGTTGTAGTGCTCGGCGAAGCGCTCCGGCTTGCCGCGCACCTTGTTCTCCTCCATGGGCTCGGGGAACGAGCGGAAACCCGTCATGCCCGCCTGATACGGACAACCGCCGCCGAGCGAGTTCGGCTCGTAGGCGACGCGGCCGCGATTGATCTCCTGGCGGTGCATGCCGTCGCGCTGGTTATTGTGCGCCTGCGCCACCGGCGCGTTGATCGGGATCTCGTGGAAGTTCGGGCCGCCGAGCCGCGAGATCTGCGTGTCCACGTACGAATGGATGCGGCCCGCCAGCAGCGGATCGTTGCTGAAGTCGATCCCGGGCACGATGTGCGCGGTGCAGAACGCGACCTGCTCGGTCTCCGCGAAGAAATTATCGGGGTTGCGGTTCAGCACCATGCGCCCGATCGGCCGCAGCGGAACGAGCTCCTCGGGGACGATCTTGGTCGAATCGAGGACGTCGAAGCTGAAGCGCTCGGCATCCTCCTCGGTGAAGATCTGAACGCCGAGCTCCCACTCGGGATACTCGCCCGCCTCGATCGCTTCCCACAGATCGCGGCGGTGGAAATCGGGATCGGCGCCCGAGATCTTCACGGCTTCGTCCCAGATCACCGAATGCGTCCCGGCGAGCGGGTTCCAGTGGAACTTCACGAAGCGCGACTCGCCGGCTTCGTTGACGAAGCGGAACGTGTGTACCCCGAAGCCCTGCATCATGCGGTAGGAGCGCGGGATCGCGCGGTCGGACATCACCCACATCAGCATGTGGGTGATCTCGGGCATGAGCGAGGCGAAATCCCAGAACGTGTCGTGCGCCGAGGCCGCCTGCGGCATCGCGTGGTGCGGCTCGGGCTTCACCGCGTGCACGAGGTCGGGAAACTTCATCGCGTCCTGGATGAAGAACACCGGGATGTTGTTGCCGACGAGGTCCCAGTTGCCTTCGTCGGTATAGAACTTGACCGCGAACCCGCGCACGTCGCGAGCAAGGTCGGTGGACCCGCGCTCGCCCGCGACGGTCGAGAAGCGCACGAACACCGGCGTGCGCTTGCCCGCTTCGGCGAAGATCGACGCGCGGGTGAGGTCCGTCAGCGGCTCGTAGCATTCGAAGTACCCATGCGCGCCGGAGCCGCGCGCATGCACGACGCGCTCGGGAATGCGCTCGTGGTCGAAGTGCGTGATCTTCTCGCGCAGGATGAAATCTTCGAGGAGCGTCGGTCCGCGCAGGCCCGCTTTCAGCGAGTTCTGGTTGTCCGCGACCGGAACGCCCTGATTGGTCGTGAGCACGCGCCCGCCCGAGTCCACGCGCACGCGGTCGAGCGGACCGCTGGTCGGATTGAAGCTCGCCTGTGGATTGCCCTTCCCGACTTTCTCCGAGGCGTTCGTCTCGGTGAGCGTGCTGCCGCTCACCAGCGGGTGCGGCGGTTCCACACTCTGGCCGGTCGCAGGCTGCATCGCCGCGGCGTCGCCGAATTCGGAAGGTTTTGCAGCGTTGTGCGGAATGGATGCCGAAACCTGTTCGGTGCCGGCGATCTTCGCCGTCGCGGCATCGGTGATCGCGTCGGCACCGCCTTTGCGTGCCGGGCCGCTAACTGTCGCGCGCGAAGAAGTTTTCGCGGCATCGGCGGCGGCGTTGGAATCGGCGGGCGTTTTCTTGCGTGCGGCCATCGGGGTCCCTTCCTTGAGAACGAGCCCGTCGGCAGCAACCCGTATGCCCGTGCGCGCCCGCTACAATCCCAGCCCCATGAAGAAACCAAAGAGCAATCGCAAGCGGTGGCCGCTCAACATCGCGATGGCAGTGATCGCCACGCTGTCGGTGACGCTCATCGCGATGAACTTCGTGGCGACCGAGAAGAAGATCAAGGAGCAGGTCCGTCACGAGTACTCGGTCGACGATCCGCAGTTCACGCGCACGATCGGGGTCCTGCTCGGTCCTGCGCTGGTCGGCGGCAACAAGGTGGAGACGCTGCTCAACGGCGAAGGGATATTCCCGCCGATGCTGGAAGCGATCCGCTCGGCGAAAAAGACCATCACCTTCGAGACTTACATCTACTGGTCGGGCGACGTAGGGAAAGCGTTCGCCGACGCGCTGTCGGAGCGCGCGAAGAGCGGCGTGAAAGTCCACGTCATCCTCGACTGGATCGGCAGCAACAAGATGGACGACGCGCAGCTCGAAGCGATGCGGCGCGCAGGCGTGGAAGTCGAGCGCTATCACAAACCGAAGTGGTACACGATCAACCGCCTCAACAACCGCACGCACCGGAAGCTGCTCGTGGTCGACGGTCGCATCGGTTTCACCGGCGGCGTCGGCATCGCCGACAAGTGGTCGGGCGACGCGCAGGACGCCGATCACTGGCGCGACACGCACTACCGCATCGAAGGCCCTGCCGTCGCTCAGATGCAGGCGGCGTTCATGGACAACTGGACCAAGATCACCGGCAAGGTGCTGCACACGCCCGATTATTTCCCCGAGCTCCCGCCGGCCGGCACCCAGCGGGCGCAGGTGTTCCAGAGCTCGATCGAAGGCGGCGCCGAGAGCATGCACCTCATGTATCTGCTCTCGATCGCCGCCGCGACGAAGACGATCCACCTCTCGATGGCGTATTTCGCGCCCGACGAGCCGGCGATGGAGACCCTGAAGGCCGCCATCAGGCGCGGCGTCAAAGTGCGGATGATCCTGCCCGGCCCGATCACTGATGCGCAGCTCGTGCAGGATGCGTCACGGGCGAAATGGGGAGAGCTTCTGGAGCTGGGCGCGGAGATCTGGCGCTACCAGCCGACGATGTTCCATTGCAAGGTGCTGGTCGTCGACGGGGTGTGGTCTTCGGTCGGCTCGACGAACTTCGATCCGCGGTCGTTCAGGCTGAACGACGAGGCGAACCTCAACGTCTACGACCGCGAGGTGGCGGCGAGGCAGATCGCGGATTTCGAGAAGGACGTGGCGAAGTCGAAGCGGGTGACGCTCGAAGAATGGCGGGAGCGGCCGTGGACCGAGAAGCTGAAAGAGAAAGCGGCGTTATTGGTGGGTCCGCAGCTCTAGGCTACCCGTCGTCCTGGCGAAGGCCAGCACCCATTTTGAGCAAGCCCCGGTTCAAAGCAGGGAAGAACAAGGTCGCCAAGCGGCCTCTATCGCCGGTCGCACTTTCGCAATGAGCGGCTGGGTCTGACCCCGGCTCTATCGGGGTCAGACCCTGGTTCTTCACGCCTTTTCGAACGCGCTCGCCAGCGCCCCCGACTGATAGTCCCGCAGCGCCTGCTCGATCTCCTCGCGCGTGTTCATCACGAACGGACCGTACTGCACGACCGGCTCGTGCAGCGGCTTCGCGGCGAGCACGAGCGCGCGCGCGCCTTCGGCGCCCGCTTCGAGCTCGAGAGCGTCGCCATCCGAGAGCATGCCGCCGTGGCCGCGGGGCAGCGTGCGATCGCCGATGACGACCGAGCCTTCGTACGGATACACGTACGCGTTGTAGCCCTGCTTCACCGGCAGCGACACCGTCCCGTTCGCCGGCAGCGCGACGTCGAGGTACAGCGGGTCGGTCGTCACACCCTGGATCGGTCCCGCGGCGTCCCTGCCGTCGATCGCGATCGTGCCGGCGATCACTTTCACCGCGCCGCCGTTCCTCAGCGCCACGCTCAAGATCTCCGAAGCGTCGATGTCGCGATACCCCGCCGTCTTCATCTTCTCGGCCGCCGGCAGGTTGATCCAGAGCTGGAAGCCGCGCATGCGCCCTTCCTCCTGCTGCGGCATCTCGGAATGGATGATGCCGCGGCCCGCGGTCATCCACTGCACGCCGCCGCTCTTGAGATCGCCGCGATTGCCGAGATGGTCCTCGTGCAGCATGTGGCCGTCGAGCAGATACGTGACCGTCTCGAAGCCGCGGTGCGGATGCGCCGGGAAGCCCGCGATGTAATCGCCGGGGTTCTCGGACGAGAACTCGTCGAGCATCAGGAACGGGTCGTGATACAGCCCGCGCTGCGAGCCGAGGCTGCGGCGCAGCTTCACGCCCGCCCCATCGCTGGTGGCAACCGACTGGATCACGCTCTTAACGGTTCTGGTGGTCATCTCTACTCCTTCAAAAGCTATTTAACCGCCAAGGACGCAAAGGACGCAAAGGACGCCAAGGAAGGGCTAAGCATCGCGAACACATGACGACTCGGTGCTAATCAACCTTTGCGTCCTTTGCGTCCTTTGCGGTCAATCATGCCTTTAAGCCGCCTGCTTCCATTCCGTCGCCGTCAGCGCTTCGATTTGCTCGCGCGCTTTGGTCAGCGCCGATTCGCGCGTCGCTTCGCCGATCGCGAGGCCTTCGGCGTACACGAACTCGACGTCGGTGATGCCGAGGAATGCGAGGAAGCCGCGCACGTAGGCAGTCTGAGTATCTTGGGGCGTACCCGCGTAAATTCCACCCCGCGCCGCCAGCACGTATGCCTTCTTGCCCGTCAGCAAGCCCAAAGCGCCGCTCTCGGTGTAGCGGAACGTCACGCCGGCGCGCGCGATGTGGTCGAAGTACGCCTTGAGCGTCGACGGCACGCCGAAGTTGTAGAGCGGCAGGCCGAGCACGATCACGTCGGCCGCTTTGAGCTCGTCGATCAGGCCGTCCGAATACTCGAGGACCGCCCTCTGCTCGGCCGTGCGCTCTTCCGGCTTCGACAGGAACGCCCCGAAACGC
The DNA window shown above is from Burkholderiales bacterium and carries:
- a CDS encoding catalase, which produces MAARKKTPADSNAAADAAKTSSRATVSGPARKGGADAITDAATAKIAGTEQVSASIPHNAAKPSEFGDAAAMQPATGQSVEPPHPLVSGSTLTETNASEKVGKGNPQASFNPTSGPLDRVRVDSGGRVLTTNQGVPVADNQNSLKAGLRGPTLLEDFILREKITHFDHERIPERVVHARGSGAHGYFECYEPLTDLTRASIFAEAGKRTPVFVRFSTVAGERGSTDLARDVRGFAVKFYTDEGNWDLVGNNIPVFFIQDAMKFPDLVHAVKPEPHHAMPQAASAHDTFWDFASLMPEITHMLMWVMSDRAIPRSYRMMQGFGVHTFRFVNEAGESRFVKFHWNPLAGTHSVIWDEAVKISGADPDFHRRDLWEAIEAGEYPEWELGVQIFTEEDAERFSFDVLDSTKIVPEELVPLRPIGRMVLNRNPDNFFAETEQVAFCTAHIVPGIDFSNDPLLAGRIHSYVDTQISRLGGPNFHEIPINAPVAQAHNNQRDGMHRQEINRGRVAYEPNSLGGGCPYQAGMTGFRSFPEPMEENKVRGKPERFAEHYNQAKLFYNSQTDVEKQHIVRAFRFELTKVQVSAVRERMVAGLRNVDEAFAQAVAEGLGMAALPDPLPKVLKRDPKAEVTTSGALSLLSRPGQTGIRTRRIAILVADGVDGAVARATHASLVAQGAVPRYVGITLGQAASESGDPIEIEVSMEAAPSVLWDAMIVPGGDAATEMLVESGHAIEFIKDQYRHCKPMLFFGASATTLLEEARVPLMLPNGGKDPGVIHSDGANTDAALKQFVDVLTRHRVFERETDPPVV
- the cls gene encoding cardiolipin synthase, which produces MKKPKSNRKRWPLNIAMAVIATLSVTLIAMNFVATEKKIKEQVRHEYSVDDPQFTRTIGVLLGPALVGGNKVETLLNGEGIFPPMLEAIRSAKKTITFETYIYWSGDVGKAFADALSERAKSGVKVHVILDWIGSNKMDDAQLEAMRRAGVEVERYHKPKWYTINRLNNRTHRKLLVVDGRIGFTGGVGIADKWSGDAQDADHWRDTHYRIEGPAVAQMQAAFMDNWTKITGKVLHTPDYFPELPPAGTQRAQVFQSSIEGGAESMHLMYLLSIAAATKTIHLSMAYFAPDEPAMETLKAAIRRGVKVRMILPGPITDAQLVQDASRAKWGELLELGAEIWRYQPTMFHCKVLVVDGVWSSVGSTNFDPRSFRLNDEANLNVYDREVAARQIADFEKDVAKSKRVTLEEWRERPWTEKLKEKAALLVGPQL
- a CDS encoding pirin family protein, with the protein product MTTRTVKSVIQSVATSDGAGVKLRRSLGSQRGLYHDPFLMLDEFSSENPGDYIAGFPAHPHRGFETVTYLLDGHMLHEDHLGNRGDLKSGGVQWMTAGRGIIHSEMPQQEEGRMRGFQLWINLPAAEKMKTAGYRDIDASEILSVALRNGGAVKVIAGTIAIDGRDAAGPIQGVTTDPLYLDVALPANGTVSLPVKQGYNAYVYPYEGSVVIGDRTLPRGHGGMLSDGDALELEAGAEGARALVLAAKPLHEPVVQYGPFVMNTREEIEQALRDYQSGALASAFEKA
- a CDS encoding NAD(P)H-dependent oxidoreductase — translated: MKTRTLLQLNSSLNSTAGHSSRLADAFVANWRAANPGADVMVRDLAADPVPHLTAERFGAFLSKPEERTAEQRAVLEYSDGLIDELKAADVIVLGLPLYNFGVPSTLKAYFDHIARAGVTFRYTESGALGLLTGKKAYVLAARGGIYAGTPQDTQTAYVRGFLAFLGITDVEFVYAEGLAIGEATRESALTKAREQIEALTATEWKQAA